A single genomic interval of Sebastes umbrosus isolate fSebUmb1 chromosome 11, fSebUmb1.pri, whole genome shotgun sequence harbors:
- the tnfaip8l2b gene encoding tumor necrosis factor, alpha-induced protein 8-like protein 2 B → MDTFSSKDMALRAQKKILSTMATKSSVQMFIDDTSSEILDELYRVSKEYSGNKSEAQKVIKDLVKIAVKIGVLFKNNRFSTEELGVATDFKKKLHQGAMTAISFYEVDFTFDKAVMAELLTICRDLMLKLVKTHLTAKSHGRINHVFNHYSDPELLTKLFEPSGPFRPHLTKICKGLDKLMEDGTI, encoded by the exons ATGGACACCTTCAGCTCCAAGGACATGGCCTTGAGGGCGCAGAAGAAGATCCTCAGCACCATGGCCACCAAAAGCTCCGTCCAAATGTTCATTGACGACACCAGCAGCGAGATCTTGGACGAACTGTACCGTGTCTCCAAAGAGTACTCAGGTAATAAATCGGAGGCCCAGAAGGTGATCAAAGACCTGGTCAAGATAGCCGTGAAGATCGGCGTGCTGTTCAAGAACAACCGTTTCAGCACAGAGGAGCTGGGGGTGGCCACAGATTTTAAGAAGAAGCTGCACCAGGGCGCCATGACCGCTATCAGCTTCTATGAG GTGGACTTTACCTTTGATAAAGCAGTGATGGCGGAGCTTCTGACCATCTGCAGGGATCTGATGCTGAAACTGGTCAAAACCCACCTCACCGCTAAATCCCACGGTCGCATCAACCACGTCTTCAACCATTACTCTGATCCAGAGCTCCTGACCAAACTGTTCGAGCCCAGCGGCCCCTTCCGACCCCACCTCACCAAGATCTGCAAAGGACTCGACAAACTTATGGAGGACGGGACTATATGA
- the lysmd1 gene encoding lysM and putative peptidoglycan-binding domain-containing protein 1, with the protein MSGDRAALPTGTNGLLRGSRTRSYGSLVRSPVLQRGIEHNIQPGETLQGLALKYGVSMEQIKRANRLYTNESIFLKKSLSIPVLSDLDRCSNGVDLAEEDGEEDSAGCASAQNGHTGNSSERKQNDGKERASDLSPADFLKRLDGLISQSKQAAVKGCQEAEKRAAALEAACSSRKSDWRLLTRSQSVILSSRMQQQQASHVAVPLTITKLTKKLRDREDEIFQL; encoded by the exons ATGTCCGGGGATCGAGCGGCTTTGCCCACCGGGACTAACGGCCTGCTCCGGGGGAGCCGCACCAGGTCTTACGGTAGTCTGGTCCGGAGTCCCGTTCTCCAGAGAGGCATTGAACACAACATCCAGCCTGGAGAGACTCTGCAGGGACTGGCTCTGAAGTATGGAGTCTCT ATGGAGCAAATCAAAAGAGCCAACAGGCTGTACACCAACGAGTCGATATTCCTGAAGAAGTCCTTGTCGATCCCCGTGCTGTCAGACTTGGACCGCTGTAGTAACGGGGTGGATTTGGCTGAAGAGGACGGTGAAGAAGACAGTGCTGGCTGTGCCTCTGCTCAAAATGGGCACACGGGCAACTCCTCTGAGAGGAAACAAAATGATGGCAAAGAAAGAGCGTCAGACCTTTCTCCAGCGGATTTTCTGAAAAGGTTGGATGGCTTGATAAGTCAGTCCAAGCAGGCTGCTGTCAAAGGATGCCAGGAGGCAGAGAAAAG GGCCGCCGCCCTAGAAGCAGCTTGCAGCAGCAGGAAGTCAGACTGGCGGCTGCTTACAAGGTCGCAGAGTGTCATTTTATCTTCCAGAATGCAACAGCAGCAGGCATCACACGTGGCAGTGCCCCTAACTATCACCAAACTCACCAAGAAACTGAGAGACAGGGAAGATGAGATCTTCCAGCTGTGA
- the scnm1 gene encoding sodium channel modifier 1 produces MSFKREGDDKSQLNLLKKRRVADLLSHFIPEDEAALMNNGRYTCLVCSYRPVFDTVDTLTVHRNGKRHLEGLKAFYGKKARLKNEIIKRRHENYVQAEEDTRQEPSCSAPLLAQTRKLTHHALLKTVPYNSCHTKTSTKSEKGALSNGSGPSDNSSSKTASELEKACRKTEVSNSLSQSTADSEGSHPSEDKEGAQAAVTQEAEPVTAERRRELEHYLKLKSDGWLKDRSGQWVRDENVEFDSDEEEPTSLATLPTSH; encoded by the exons ATGTCTTTTAAAAGGGAAGGTGATGACAAGAGTCAGTTGAACTTACTGAAG AAACGACGTGTGGCAGATCTTCTGTCTCATTTTATTCCAGAAGATGAAGCAGCTCTTATGAATAATGGAAG ATACACTTGCCTTGTGTGCTCCTACCGGCCTGTGTTTGACACAGTTGACACGCTGACAGTCCACAGGAACGGGAAGAGACACCTGGAAG GATTAAAAGCATTTTATGGCAAGAAAGCACGGCTGaagaatgaaataataaaaaggcgCCATGAAAACTACGTCCAGGCTGAAGAAGACACAAGGCAG gaACCGTCCTGTTCAGCCCCTTTACTGGCACAAACACGGAAGCTTACACATCATGCTTTATTGAAGACTGTACCATATAACAGCTGCCATACAAAAACCAG tacaaaatctgaaaaaggAGCGCTGAGCAACGGCTCAGGTCCCAGCGACAACTCTTCCAGCAAAACGGCATCCGAACTAGAAAAAGCATGTCGGAAAACTGAAGTTTCAAACAGTTTATCACAAAGCACAGCAG ACAGTGAAGGGTCACATCCATCAGAAGACAAGGAAGGAGCTCAGGCTGCAGTGACACAGGAGGCAGAGCCTGTAACGgccgagaggaggagagagctgGAGCACTACCTCAAACTGAAAAG TGATGGGTGGTTGAAGGACCGGAGCGGCCAGTGGGTGAGAGACGAGAATGTGGAGTTTGATTCAGATGAGGAGGAGCCGACTTCGCTTGCCACCCTACCTACAAGTCACTGA